In one window of Microbacterium sp. PM5 DNA:
- a CDS encoding TetR/AcrR family transcriptional regulator, with protein sequence MSGRKPYASPLREAEAAATRARIVDAAAKLFVRDGYAATSLKAIAAAAGVSVQTVNLHGPKHALLAAAYERALADREGWASLNDTDPMQQIIAEPDPERLIAMYAAFMTAANARIAALLRTLRAAADADPAVRDVYAAIDERRLRSIREGVALLAARGVVPADRSDDATALVTMLVSTDTYLHFREAGWSAERYREWLAAELRRAVAG encoded by the coding sequence ATGAGCGGGAGAAAGCCGTACGCGTCGCCGTTGCGCGAGGCCGAAGCGGCGGCGACGCGGGCGCGGATCGTGGATGCCGCCGCGAAGCTGTTCGTCCGCGACGGCTACGCCGCCACGTCGCTGAAGGCGATCGCTGCTGCGGCGGGCGTGTCGGTGCAGACGGTCAATCTGCACGGGCCCAAGCATGCGCTCCTGGCCGCGGCGTACGAGCGCGCCCTTGCGGATCGTGAGGGCTGGGCGTCGCTGAACGACACCGACCCGATGCAGCAGATCATCGCGGAGCCCGATCCGGAGCGGCTCATCGCGATGTACGCGGCGTTCATGACCGCCGCGAACGCGCGCATCGCCGCGCTGCTGCGGACGCTGCGCGCCGCCGCGGACGCCGACCCGGCCGTCCGCGACGTGTACGCGGCGATCGACGAACGTCGTCTTCGCAGCATCCGCGAGGGTGTCGCCCTGCTGGCCGCGCGCGGCGTCGTGCCGGCGGACCGAAGCGACGACGCGACGGCGTTGGTCACGATGCTCGTCTCCACCGACACGTACCTGCACTTCCGCGAGGCCGGCTGGAGCGCAGAGCGTTACCGGGAGTGGCTCGCCGCCGAGCTGCGGCGCGCTGTCGCCGGCTGA
- a CDS encoding hemerythrin domain-containing protein — MAAERLPATGSPTEPDADPRSGSWGCDTADVVMFHRFLRMVFRDAGSVVDAVADGDRRRTTLAVRHLRQIAHALESHHRGEDMFLWDDLERRSPACALHVEQMRAQHAEIEKHLTALGASVDAWRASARRREAIAVREQLDRLAAALDDHLGQEEIDILPVAATSFTPAEWGRLERHGRRTVPPRWLFIQLGFMLESMPAAEQEAFLRGLPAPARAAWRLVGRSSFRRHRARLFPARRTTT; from the coding sequence GTGGCTGCTGAACGCCTTCCGGCGACCGGATCACCCACCGAGCCCGACGCCGACCCCCGGTCGGGCTCGTGGGGATGCGACACCGCCGACGTCGTGATGTTCCACCGTTTCCTGCGCATGGTCTTCCGCGATGCGGGGAGCGTCGTCGACGCCGTGGCCGACGGCGACCGCCGCCGCACGACGCTCGCCGTGCGGCATCTGCGCCAGATCGCCCACGCACTGGAGAGCCACCACCGCGGCGAGGACATGTTCCTCTGGGACGACCTCGAACGGCGCTCACCGGCGTGCGCCCTCCACGTCGAGCAGATGCGCGCCCAGCACGCAGAGATCGAGAAGCACCTGACCGCTCTCGGCGCGAGCGTCGACGCCTGGCGTGCCAGCGCGCGACGCCGCGAGGCCATCGCGGTGCGGGAGCAGCTCGACCGTCTCGCTGCGGCGCTCGACGATCATCTCGGCCAGGAAGAGATCGACATTCTGCCGGTCGCCGCCACGTCCTTCACGCCGGCGGAGTGGGGGCGCCTGGAGCGGCACGGACGGCGCACGGTGCCGCCGCGGTGGCTGTTCATCCAGCTGGGATTCATGCTCGAATCCATGCCCGCCGCCGAGCAGGAGGCGTTCCTGCGCGGCCTGCCTGCGCCGGCCCGAGCCGCCTGGAGGCTGGTCGGACGGTCGTCGTTCCGCAGACACCGCGCCCGCTTGTTCCCGGCGAGGAGAACCACGACATGA
- a CDS encoding BphX family protein, translating to MKSLTWWYRVTGVVYVLLGLSWLPVVAMATVSQKIPDFDGAPGGTAVTGFADWMLVFSLDLLVLGAFLLVGSRRPMAWLPLLWLTIALGVVRGIADDVYMIARGYPPLPFLGFIILHAAIIAWGVLAWRGVPRRTGARLSPR from the coding sequence ATGAAGAGTCTCACCTGGTGGTATCGCGTGACGGGCGTGGTCTACGTTCTTCTCGGTCTCAGCTGGCTCCCCGTCGTCGCCATGGCCACGGTGAGCCAGAAGATCCCCGACTTCGACGGTGCCCCCGGGGGCACCGCAGTGACGGGGTTCGCCGACTGGATGCTGGTGTTCAGCCTCGACCTGTTGGTTCTCGGCGCGTTCCTCCTGGTCGGCTCACGCCGTCCGATGGCCTGGCTGCCGCTGCTCTGGCTGACGATCGCGCTGGGTGTCGTCCGCGGCATCGCCGACGACGTCTACATGATCGCGCGCGGGTACCCGCCCCTGCCGTTCCTCGGGTTCATCATCCTGCACGCGGCGATCATCGCGTGGGGAGTGCTCGCCTGGCGCGGCGTACCGCGCCGGACCGGCGCCCGACTCAGTCCGCGCTGA
- a CDS encoding TetR family transcriptional regulator C-terminal domain-containing protein, giving the protein MSADQRRDQIAGAAREIALAEGLDAVTLRAVAARVGVASGLVAHYIPSMDDLVADTFFDIVSAELDEVRALLPDAPAPARLGAMLRETLDPHRRDVTLVWVQAWALGTRNAPLAERVRTAMDAWRAVIAAEIARGMDAGVIPMADPEPLAWHLLAMIDGLGAHGLVGWGSDIDPVSPLRRAVAGLLRVEVGALSAD; this is encoded by the coding sequence ATGAGCGCCGATCAGAGGCGCGATCAGATCGCGGGCGCCGCGCGCGAGATCGCCCTCGCCGAGGGACTGGACGCGGTCACGCTGCGCGCCGTCGCCGCGCGGGTGGGTGTGGCCTCCGGGTTGGTCGCCCACTACATCCCGAGCATGGACGACCTGGTCGCCGACACGTTCTTCGACATCGTCTCGGCCGAGCTCGACGAGGTGCGCGCGCTGCTTCCCGACGCGCCCGCGCCGGCACGACTGGGGGCGATGCTGCGCGAGACGCTCGACCCGCACCGCCGGGACGTCACGCTCGTCTGGGTGCAGGCGTGGGCGCTCGGCACGCGCAACGCCCCGCTCGCCGAGCGGGTGCGCACGGCGATGGATGCCTGGCGTGCCGTGATCGCCGCCGAGATCGCGCGGGGAATGGATGCCGGGGTGATTCCGATGGCCGATCCGGAGCCGCTCGCCTGGCATCTGCTGGCGATGATCGACGGGCTCGGTGCCCACGGGCTCGTGGGGTGGGGGTCGGACATCGATCCCGTCTCGCCGCTGCGACGAGCCGTCGCGGGACTGCTGCGCGTCGAGGTCGGTGCTCTCAGCGCGGACTGA
- a CDS encoding agmatine deiminase family protein, with the protein MSWRMPSETAPHARTWMAFPVEGPTLGDTAAEREEGYAAWTEVAAAIARFEPVTMIVDPAETARARRMLPGEVTILEAPVDEFWMRDHGPTFVVDDERPGILGAVDWIFNGWGAHDWARWERSAEHARIVAAEVGAELISSTLVAEGGGFHVDGEGTVLLTDTVQLDPRRNPYADRARVEAEFARTLGTTTAIWLPRGLTRDYDDFGTNGHVDIVATFPSPGRVLLHTQRDAAHPDHAVSAALRELLAGQTDAAGRRLEIVELPAPATLRDDEGFVDWSYVNHLVVNGGVIACGFGEDRADAEARAILADAYPGREIVTVDARPIFARGGGIHCITQQQPALGGQEVRR; encoded by the coding sequence ATGAGCTGGCGGATGCCGAGCGAGACCGCGCCGCACGCGCGCACATGGATGGCCTTCCCCGTGGAGGGACCTACGCTCGGCGACACCGCCGCCGAGCGCGAGGAGGGCTACGCCGCGTGGACGGAGGTCGCCGCCGCCATCGCCCGGTTCGAGCCGGTGACGATGATCGTCGATCCCGCCGAGACGGCGCGCGCACGGCGGATGCTGCCCGGCGAGGTCACGATCCTCGAGGCGCCGGTCGACGAGTTCTGGATGCGCGATCACGGCCCGACCTTCGTCGTGGACGACGAGCGCCCCGGCATCCTGGGCGCCGTCGACTGGATCTTCAACGGCTGGGGCGCACACGACTGGGCGCGCTGGGAACGCTCTGCCGAGCACGCCCGCATCGTCGCGGCCGAGGTCGGCGCAGAACTCATCTCCTCGACGCTGGTCGCCGAAGGCGGAGGCTTCCACGTCGACGGCGAGGGCACCGTGCTGCTCACCGACACGGTGCAGCTCGACCCGCGCCGCAACCCCTACGCCGATCGCGCGCGCGTCGAGGCGGAGTTCGCCCGCACCCTCGGCACGACGACGGCGATCTGGCTTCCGCGCGGCCTCACCCGCGACTACGACGATTTCGGCACGAACGGCCACGTCGACATCGTGGCGACCTTCCCCTCTCCGGGCCGCGTGCTGCTGCACACCCAGCGCGATGCGGCACACCCCGACCACGCCGTCAGCGCGGCGCTGCGCGAGCTGCTCGCCGGCCAGACCGATGCCGCCGGACGCCGCCTCGAGATCGTCGAGCTGCCCGCGCCGGCGACCCTGCGCGACGACGAGGGCTTCGTCGACTGGAGCTACGTCAACCACCTCGTCGTCAATGGCGGCGTCATCGCCTGCGGCTTCGGTGAGGACAGAGCGGATGCCGAGGCCCGCGCGATCCTGGCCGATGCGTACCCGGGGCGCGAGATCGTCACGGTCGACGCCCGCCCGATCTTCGCGCGCGGCGGCGGCATCCACTGCATCACTCAGCAGCAGCCGGCGCTCGGCGGGCAGGAGGTCCGGCGATGA
- a CDS encoding amidase, translating to MIDVVEASIAELRTALETGRTTAVELVEAYLARIDAYDGPDTATALNAVVVRNPDAHAEAAASDARRARGEVLSPLDGIPYTAKDSYLVRGLTAASGSPAFATLVAQRDAFTIERLRAGGAICLGLTNMPPMAGGGMQRGLYGRAESPYAADWLTAPFASGSSNGSGTATAASFAAFGLGEETWSSGRGPASNNALCAYTPSRGVISTRGNWPLVPTQDVVVPHARTMADLLEILDVIVADDPDTRGDFWRTQPWVPLPPPSAVRPASYPALADGATPAGRRIGVPRMYINADPDAGTAPTPGIGGPTGQRIETRASIIALWEKTRAALTAAGAEVVEVDFPAVSNYEGDRPGAPTIFTRGLVTRAYLDREILDLSAWSWDDFLAANGDPKLHTLADVDGALIFPHPAGALPDRYDGFDDDLPSYPDWVRAHPSVTWRDMPELEDGLRGLERTREVDLEEWMDGLGLDAVVFPAVADVGPADMDVNPASADLGWRNGVWVANGNLAIRHLGIPTVTVPLGLMDDIRMPVGLTIAGRSGDDAALLRLGCAIETLTDERPVPPRTPALPASTPAPSSPEDHS from the coding sequence ATGATCGACGTCGTCGAAGCCTCGATCGCCGAGCTGCGCACCGCCCTCGAGACGGGGCGCACGACCGCCGTCGAGCTCGTCGAGGCCTACCTCGCGCGCATCGACGCCTACGACGGACCCGACACCGCGACCGCGCTCAACGCGGTCGTCGTGCGCAACCCCGACGCGCACGCGGAAGCAGCCGCCTCCGACGCCCGCCGCGCCCGCGGCGAGGTGCTCTCGCCGTTGGACGGCATCCCGTACACCGCGAAGGACAGCTACCTCGTCCGCGGGCTGACCGCGGCATCCGGCTCGCCCGCCTTCGCCACGCTCGTCGCGCAGCGCGACGCCTTCACGATCGAGCGGCTGCGCGCCGGGGGCGCCATCTGCCTGGGGCTGACCAACATGCCGCCGATGGCCGGCGGCGGCATGCAGCGCGGACTCTACGGCCGCGCCGAGAGCCCCTACGCCGCCGATTGGCTCACCGCCCCGTTCGCCTCGGGCTCCTCGAACGGCTCCGGAACGGCGACGGCGGCCTCGTTCGCCGCGTTCGGCCTCGGCGAAGAGACCTGGTCGAGCGGACGCGGGCCGGCCTCGAACAACGCGCTGTGCGCCTACACACCCTCGCGCGGCGTCATCTCCACCCGCGGCAACTGGCCGCTGGTGCCCACGCAAGACGTCGTCGTGCCGCACGCGCGCACGATGGCCGATCTGCTGGAGATCCTCGACGTCATCGTCGCGGACGACCCCGACACGCGCGGCGACTTCTGGCGGACACAGCCGTGGGTGCCGTTGCCGCCCCCGTCCGCGGTGCGCCCCGCGTCGTACCCCGCCCTGGCCGACGGCGCGACGCCTGCGGGACGGCGGATCGGCGTGCCCCGTATGTACATCAACGCCGACCCGGATGCCGGGACCGCTCCGACACCCGGCATCGGCGGGCCGACCGGACAGCGCATCGAGACGCGCGCGTCGATCATCGCGCTGTGGGAGAAGACCCGTGCGGCGCTGACCGCCGCCGGGGCGGAGGTCGTCGAGGTCGACTTCCCGGCCGTGTCGAACTACGAAGGCGACCGGCCCGGAGCGCCGACGATCTTCACCCGGGGGCTCGTGACCCGCGCCTACCTGGATCGCGAGATCCTCGACCTGTCGGCGTGGTCGTGGGACGACTTCCTCGCCGCCAACGGCGACCCGAAGCTGCACACGCTCGCCGACGTCGACGGCGCGCTGATCTTCCCGCACCCCGCCGGCGCCCTCCCCGACCGCTACGACGGCTTCGACGACGACCTGCCGAGCTATCCCGACTGGGTGCGAGCGCACCCGAGCGTCACCTGGCGCGACATGCCCGAGCTCGAAGACGGCCTTCGCGGCCTGGAGCGCACGCGAGAGGTCGACCTGGAGGAGTGGATGGACGGCCTCGGCCTCGACGCCGTCGTCTTCCCCGCCGTCGCCGATGTCGGCCCCGCCGACATGGACGTGAACCCCGCCTCCGCCGACCTCGGTTGGCGCAACGGCGTCTGGGTCGCCAACGGCAACCTCGCGATCCGCCACCTCGGCATCCCGACGGTGACCGTTCCGCTCGGGCTGATGGACGACATCCGGATGCCGGTGGGACTCACGATCGCCGGGCGCTCCGGCGACGATGCCGCCCTGCTGCGGCTCGGGTGCGCGATCGAGACACTGACCGACGAGCGGCCGGTGCCGCCGCGGACTCCCGCCCTCCCGGCATCCACCCCCGCCCCTTCTTCCCCCGAGGATCATTCATGA
- a CDS encoding aminotransferase class V-fold PLP-dependent enzyme has product MTDAARMHDVTTETRRIVDLVLDYSRERLLAQDTPLDKPLPAAELSRLAGRTISEEGVGAERALGVFTHVLAPACITTDDPRYLSFIPTAPTKAAAAFDLVVSASALYGGSWLEGAGAVHAENEVLRWLSDEFGLPASAGGVFVQGGTLGNLSALVAAREAARAHRTDTGAAAPTRWAVACSSQAHSSIASAARVMDVDVITVPTDADGVLRGEAVAAVLADVQERVFAVVATAGSTNFGIVDDIAGVAAAAHAHGIWLHVDGAYGLAGMLSPLARHLYAGVAQADSVIVDPHKWLFAPFDACALIYRDPEQGRRAHTQHAEYLDTLTDRSDYSPSDYAAHLTRRARGLPLWFSLATHGAAAYREAVSASIVLARRIANEIEARSGFSLVRRPQLGVVVFERDGWTRADYEAWSQRLLDVQHAFVTPSSHDGRPNARFAILNPRTTFDDLTGILDTMR; this is encoded by the coding sequence ATGACCGATGCCGCCCGCATGCACGACGTCACCACCGAGACCCGGCGCATCGTCGACCTGGTGCTCGACTACTCGCGCGAGCGCCTGCTCGCCCAGGACACCCCGCTGGACAAGCCGCTGCCCGCCGCGGAACTCAGCCGACTGGCAGGGCGGACGATCTCCGAAGAGGGGGTCGGCGCCGAGCGTGCGCTCGGCGTGTTCACGCACGTCCTGGCCCCCGCCTGCATCACGACCGACGACCCGCGGTACCTCTCGTTCATCCCGACCGCGCCCACGAAGGCGGCCGCGGCCTTCGACCTCGTCGTGTCGGCGAGCGCCCTCTACGGCGGGTCCTGGCTGGAGGGCGCCGGCGCCGTGCACGCCGAGAACGAGGTGCTGCGCTGGCTGTCCGACGAGTTCGGCCTGCCGGCATCCGCGGGAGGCGTCTTCGTGCAGGGCGGCACGCTCGGCAACCTGTCCGCCCTCGTCGCCGCGCGCGAGGCGGCGCGCGCGCACCGGACCGACACCGGTGCCGCCGCGCCGACCCGCTGGGCGGTCGCCTGCAGCTCGCAGGCGCACTCCTCCATCGCGTCGGCGGCGCGCGTCATGGACGTCGACGTCATCACGGTGCCGACGGATGCCGACGGCGTGCTGCGCGGCGAGGCCGTCGCGGCGGTGCTCGCCGACGTGCAGGAGCGGGTCTTCGCCGTCGTCGCGACGGCCGGCTCGACCAACTTCGGCATCGTCGACGACATCGCCGGTGTCGCGGCGGCAGCCCACGCCCACGGGATCTGGCTGCACGTCGACGGCGCCTACGGCCTCGCCGGCATGCTCTCGCCCCTCGCCCGCCACCTGTACGCCGGAGTCGCGCAGGCCGACTCGGTGATCGTCGATCCGCACAAGTGGCTGTTCGCCCCGTTCGATGCGTGCGCGCTCATCTACCGCGACCCCGAGCAGGGCCGACGCGCGCACACCCAGCACGCGGAGTACCTCGACACCCTGACCGACCGCTCCGACTACAGCCCCTCCGACTACGCCGCACACCTCACCCGTCGCGCCCGCGGCCTGCCGCTGTGGTTCTCGCTGGCCACGCACGGTGCGGCCGCGTACCGCGAGGCCGTCAGCGCCTCGATCGTGCTGGCCCGGCGGATCGCGAATGAGATCGAGGCGCGCTCCGGCTTCTCGCTGGTGCGCCGGCCGCAGCTGGGCGTGGTCGTGTTCGAGCGCGACGGCTGGACGCGCGCCGACTACGAGGCCTGGTCGCAGCGCCTCCTCGACGTGCAGCACGCGTTCGTGACGCCGTCCAGCCACGATGGCCGCCCCAACGCCCGGTTCGCGATCCTGAACCCCCGCACCACGTTCGACGACCTCACCGGCATCCTCGACACCATGCGCTGA
- a CDS encoding Lrp/AsnC family transcriptional regulator, with translation MPQTTETAPSGRQPLDAASKAIIEQLQEDGRRPYAEIAKAVGLSEAATRQRVQKLVDQGVMQIVAVTDPLQLGFARQAMIGIRVAGDTRGIAARLSTLPGISYVVSTAGSFDLLVEVVCENDDDLMDLLNEQIRALPEVVSTETFVYLKLHRQLYNWGTR, from the coding sequence ATGCCTCAAACGACGGAAACCGCACCTTCGGGCCGACAGCCGCTGGATGCCGCATCCAAAGCGATCATCGAGCAGCTGCAGGAGGACGGGCGCCGACCCTACGCCGAGATCGCGAAGGCCGTCGGCCTCAGCGAGGCCGCCACGCGCCAGCGCGTACAGAAGCTCGTCGACCAGGGCGTGATGCAGATCGTGGCCGTCACCGACCCGCTCCAGCTCGGCTTCGCCCGTCAGGCGATGATCGGCATCCGGGTCGCCGGCGACACCCGCGGCATCGCCGCGCGGCTGTCGACCCTGCCCGGCATCAGCTATGTGGTGTCGACGGCGGGCTCGTTCGATCTGCTCGTCGAGGTCGTCTGCGAGAACGACGACGACCTCATGGACCTGCTCAACGAGCAGATCCGCGCCCTTCCCGAGGTGGTCTCGACCGAGACCTTCGTCTACCTCAAACTCCACCGTCAGCTCTACAACTGGGGGACACGATGA
- a CDS encoding aspartate aminotransferase family protein, whose translation MTIDDADLQAKARDHLWMHFARQSVMTEGAGVPIIVKGEGHHIWDSRGKRYIDGLAGLFVVNAGHGRSRIAQAAAKQAEELAFFPLWSYAHPSGIEAADRIANLAPGDLNHVFFSTGGGEAVETAFKLAKHYWKLQGKPTKHKVISRAIAYHGTTQGALAITGLPVMKHMFEPVTPGGFRVPNTNYYRAAESGFGGGTPEEFGLWAADRIEQMIQFEGPETVAAVFLEPVQNAGGCFPAPAGYFQRVREICDRYDVLLVSDEVICAFGRLGHYFGAQAYDYQPDMITFAKAVTSGYAPLGGTIVSDRVYEPFAHGDLSFPHGYTFGGHPVSAAVALENLDVFEEEKLLENVRENSPVFRATLEKLLDLPIVGDVRGDGYFFGIELVKDKATKETFDDDESERLLRGFLSKALFDAGLYCRADDRGDPVIQLAPPLTIGPAEFTEIEQILRSVLTEAWSRL comes from the coding sequence ATGACCATCGACGACGCCGACCTGCAGGCCAAGGCCCGCGACCACCTCTGGATGCACTTCGCACGCCAGTCGGTGATGACCGAGGGCGCCGGCGTGCCCATCATCGTCAAGGGCGAGGGCCACCACATCTGGGACTCGCGCGGCAAGCGCTACATCGACGGGCTCGCGGGCCTGTTCGTCGTCAACGCCGGCCACGGACGCTCCCGCATCGCCCAGGCCGCGGCGAAACAGGCGGAGGAGCTCGCGTTCTTCCCGCTCTGGTCGTACGCACACCCCTCGGGCATCGAAGCCGCCGACCGCATCGCGAACCTCGCGCCCGGCGACCTCAACCACGTCTTCTTCTCCACGGGCGGCGGCGAGGCGGTCGAGACCGCGTTCAAGCTCGCCAAGCACTACTGGAAGCTGCAGGGAAAGCCCACCAAGCACAAGGTCATCTCCCGTGCCATCGCGTACCACGGCACCACGCAGGGCGCCCTCGCGATCACCGGCCTGCCCGTCATGAAGCACATGTTCGAGCCCGTCACCCCGGGCGGCTTCCGCGTGCCCAACACCAACTATTATCGAGCCGCGGAGTCCGGCTTCGGCGGCGGAACCCCCGAGGAGTTCGGCCTGTGGGCGGCCGACCGCATCGAGCAGATGATCCAGTTCGAGGGTCCCGAGACGGTCGCCGCTGTCTTCCTCGAGCCCGTGCAGAACGCCGGCGGGTGCTTCCCGGCACCGGCGGGCTACTTCCAGCGCGTGCGTGAGATCTGCGACCGCTACGACGTGCTGCTCGTCTCCGACGAGGTCATCTGCGCCTTCGGGCGCCTGGGCCACTATTTCGGCGCGCAGGCCTACGACTACCAGCCCGACATGATCACGTTCGCGAAGGCCGTCACCAGCGGCTACGCGCCGCTGGGCGGCACGATCGTGAGCGACCGCGTCTATGAGCCCTTCGCGCACGGCGATCTGTCGTTCCCGCACGGCTACACCTTCGGCGGCCACCCCGTGTCGGCTGCCGTCGCCCTGGAGAACCTCGACGTGTTCGAGGAGGAGAAGCTGCTGGAGAACGTCCGCGAGAACTCGCCCGTCTTCCGCGCCACGCTGGAGAAGCTCCTCGACCTGCCGATCGTCGGCGACGTGCGCGGCGACGGCTACTTCTTCGGCATCGAGCTGGTCAAGGACAAGGCCACGAAGGAGACCTTCGACGACGACGAGTCGGAGCGGCTGCTGCGCGGCTTCCTCTCCAAGGCGCTGTTCGACGCGGGCCTGTACTGCCGCGCCGACGATCGCGGCGACCCGGTGATCCAGCTCGCCCCGCCGCTGACCATCGGCCCGGCCGAATTCACCGAAATCGAGCAGATCCTGCGCTCCGTGCTCACAGAAGCCTGGTCCCGCCTCTGA
- the ald gene encoding alanine dehydrogenase, protein MIIGVPTEIKDSERRVGMTPTGVDELSAHGHRVLIQSGAGVGSGFSDDAYRAAGAEIVAEAAEVWGGADLLVKVKEPIAPEYGFLRSDLTLFTYLHLAAAPALTTALLDAGTTAIAYETVQLPDRSLPLLAPMSEIAGRLSVQVGAQQLLGPAGGRGILLGGVPGTPRGRVVVIGGGVAGTHAAQMAVGLGAHVTIVDLSIPQLRRLDERFDGRVDTRVSTRSTIADLVADADLVIGSVLVPGAAAPKLVTLDMVERMRPGSVLVDIAVDQGGCFEGTHATTHTDPTYRVHDAIYYAVANMPGAVPLTSTLALTNATLRYTLALADRGTDAALEGDASLRAGLSIRGGEVIDTRILA, encoded by the coding sequence ATGATCATCGGTGTTCCCACAGAGATCAAAGACAGTGAGCGCCGCGTCGGCATGACGCCCACGGGGGTCGACGAGCTCTCTGCACACGGCCACCGGGTGCTCATCCAGAGCGGAGCCGGCGTCGGGTCGGGTTTCAGCGACGACGCCTATCGCGCCGCCGGAGCCGAGATCGTGGCCGAGGCCGCCGAAGTCTGGGGCGGCGCGGACCTTCTCGTGAAGGTCAAGGAGCCGATCGCGCCCGAGTACGGCTTCCTGCGCTCGGACCTCACGCTGTTCACCTACCTGCATCTGGCCGCCGCGCCGGCGCTGACGACCGCTCTCCTGGATGCCGGTACCACCGCCATCGCCTACGAGACGGTGCAGCTGCCCGACCGGTCGCTGCCGCTGCTGGCCCCGATGAGCGAGATCGCCGGCCGACTGTCGGTGCAGGTGGGCGCGCAGCAGCTGCTCGGTCCGGCCGGGGGACGCGGCATCCTGCTCGGCGGCGTGCCCGGCACACCGCGCGGCCGTGTCGTCGTGATCGGTGGCGGCGTCGCCGGCACCCACGCCGCACAGATGGCCGTGGGACTCGGCGCGCACGTGACCATCGTCGACCTGTCGATCCCGCAGCTGCGCCGCCTCGACGAGCGTTTCGACGGCCGCGTCGACACGCGCGTGTCCACCCGTTCGACGATCGCCGACCTCGTCGCCGACGCCGACCTCGTCATCGGCTCGGTGCTGGTGCCCGGCGCGGCGGCGCCCAAGCTCGTGACGCTCGACATGGTCGAGCGCATGCGCCCGGGCTCGGTGCTCGTGGACATCGCGGTCGACCAGGGTGGCTGCTTCGAGGGCACGCATGCGACCACGCACACCGATCCGACCTACCGGGTGCACGACGCCATCTACTACGCCGTCGCCAACATGCCGGGAGCGGTGCCGTTGACCTCGACCCTCGCTCTCACCAACGCGACGCTGCGGTACACGCTCGCGCTCGCCGATCGCGGCACCGATGCGGCCCTCGAGGGCGACGCCTCGCTGCGTGCGGGTCTGTCGATCCGCGGCGGCGAGGTCATCGACACCCGCATCCTCGCCTGA
- a CDS encoding Lrp/AsnC family transcriptional regulator: MAVSSADPSLDAADLRLIDELRDDARQPLSRLAATLGVAASTVHARISRLVSRGVIRRFTIDVDPGALGYRTEALVSVRIRPGARAQLTRFAEELRTHPDVAQYFYVAGAEDFVIHFRGRDSADLRSFVTDHLSTHSIVAATNTSLIFERTDGLRGV, from the coding sequence ATGGCCGTCTCTTCCGCTGATCCTTCACTGGATGCCGCCGATCTCCGACTCATCGACGAGTTGCGCGACGATGCCCGCCAGCCACTGAGTCGTCTTGCGGCGACCCTGGGCGTCGCGGCGTCGACCGTGCACGCACGCATCTCGCGCCTCGTATCGCGCGGGGTGATCCGTCGCTTCACGATCGACGTCGATCCGGGAGCACTGGGGTACCGCACCGAGGCTCTGGTCTCGGTGCGGATCCGCCCGGGGGCACGCGCGCAGCTGACCCGCTTCGCCGAGGAGCTGCGCACCCACCCCGACGTCGCCCAGTACTTCTATGTCGCCGGCGCGGAGGACTTCGTGATCCACTTCCGCGGGCGCGACAGCGCCGACCTGCGCTCTTTCGTCACCGACCACCTCTCCACGCACTCCATCGTCGCGGCGACCAACACGAGCCTCATCTTCGAGCGCACCGACGGGCTGCGCGGGGTCTGA